One window of the Felis catus isolate Fca126 chromosome E3, F.catus_Fca126_mat1.0, whole genome shotgun sequence genome contains the following:
- the LUC7L gene encoding putative RNA-binding protein Luc7-like 1 isoform X1: protein MSAQAQMRALLDQLMGTARDGDETRQRVKFTDDRVCKSHLLDCCPHDILAGTRMDLGECTKIHDLALRADYEIASKERDLFFELDAMDHLESFIAECDRRTELAKKRLAETQEEISAEVSAKAEKVHELNEEIGKLLAKAEQLGAEGNVDESQKILMEVEKVRAKKKEAEEEYRNSMPASSFQQQKLRVCEVCSAYLGLHDNDRRLADHFGGKLHLGFIQIREKLDQLRKTVAEKQEKRNQDRLRRREEREREERLSRRSGSRTRDRRRSRSRDRRRRRSRSTSRERRKSSRSRSRDRHRRHRSRSRSHSRGHRRASRDRSAKYKFSRERASREESWEHGRSERGAADWRLESSNGKTASRRSEEKEAGEI, encoded by the exons ATGTCCGCCCAGGCGCAGATGCGGGCCCTGCTGGACCAGCTCATGGGCACGGCCCGGGACG GAGACGAAACCAGACAGAGGGTCAAGTTTACAGATGACCGTGTCTGCAAGAGTCACCTTCTGGACTGCTGCCCCCATGATATCCTGGCTGGGACG cgcATGGATTTAGGAGAATGTACCAAAATCCACGACTTGGCCCTCCGAGCAGACTATGAGATTGCAAGTAAAGAAAGGGACCTGTTTTTTGAATTAGAT GCAATGGATCACTTGGAGTCCTTTATTGCCGAGTGTGATCGGAGAACTGAGCTTGCCAAGAAGCGACTGGCAGAGACACAGGAGGAGATCAGTGCAGAAGTTTCTGCGAAG GCAGAAAAAGTACATGAGTTGAATGAAGAAATCGGAAAACTTCTTGCTAAAGCTGAGCAGCTGGGAGCTGAAGGAAATGTTGATGAATCCCAGAAAATTCTGATGGAAGTGGAAAAAGTCcgtgcaaagaaaaaagaagctgag GAAGAATACAGAAATTCCATGCCCGCTTCCAGTTTTCAACAGCAGAAGCTGCGCGTCTGTGAGGTCTGTTCAGCCTACCTTGGTCTCCACGACAATGACCGTCGCCTTGCAGACCACTTCGGGGGCAAGTTACACTTGGGGTTCATTCAGATTCGAGAGAAGCTTGATCAATTGAGG aAAACTGTGGCTGAAAAGCAGGAGAAGAGGAATCAGGATCGactgaggaggagagaggagagggagcgGGAGGAGCGGCTGAGCAGGAG gtctGGTTCAAGAACCAGAGATCGCAGGAG GTCGCGCTCCCGGGACCGGCGTCGGAGGAGGTCAAGATCTACCTCCAGGGAGAGACGGAAGTCATCCCGGTCCCGGTCCCGAGACAGACACCGGCGCCACCGCAGCCGTTCCCGGAGCCACAGCCGGGGCCACCGCCGGGCTTCCAGGGACCGGAGTGCGAAATACAA GTTCTCCAGAGAGCGGGCGTCAAGGGAGGAGTCTTGGGAGCATGGACGCAGTGAGCGAGGGGCCGCTGACTGGAGGCTGGAGAGCTCCAACGGGAAGACAGCTTCACGGAGATCGGAGGAGAAGGAGGCTGGCGAGATCTGA
- the LUC7L gene encoding putative RNA-binding protein Luc7-like 1 isoform X3, with protein sequence MSAQAQMRALLDQLMGTARDGDETRQRVKFTDDRVCKSHLLDCCPHDILAGTRMDLGECTKIHDLALRADYEIASKERDLFFELDAMDHLESFIAECDRRTELAKKRLAETQEEISAEVSAKAEKVHELNEEIGKLLAKAEQLGAEGNVDESQKILMEVEKVRAKKKEAEKTVAEKQEKRNQDRLRRREEREREERLSRRSGSRTRDRRRSRSRDRRRRRSRSTSRERRKSSRSRSRDRHRRHRSRSRSHSRGHRRASRDRSAKYKFSRERASREESWEHGRSERGAADWRLESSNGKTASRRSEEKEAGEI encoded by the exons ATGTCCGCCCAGGCGCAGATGCGGGCCCTGCTGGACCAGCTCATGGGCACGGCCCGGGACG GAGACGAAACCAGACAGAGGGTCAAGTTTACAGATGACCGTGTCTGCAAGAGTCACCTTCTGGACTGCTGCCCCCATGATATCCTGGCTGGGACG cgcATGGATTTAGGAGAATGTACCAAAATCCACGACTTGGCCCTCCGAGCAGACTATGAGATTGCAAGTAAAGAAAGGGACCTGTTTTTTGAATTAGAT GCAATGGATCACTTGGAGTCCTTTATTGCCGAGTGTGATCGGAGAACTGAGCTTGCCAAGAAGCGACTGGCAGAGACACAGGAGGAGATCAGTGCAGAAGTTTCTGCGAAG GCAGAAAAAGTACATGAGTTGAATGAAGAAATCGGAAAACTTCTTGCTAAAGCTGAGCAGCTGGGAGCTGAAGGAAATGTTGATGAATCCCAGAAAATTCTGATGGAAGTGGAAAAAGTCcgtgcaaagaaaaaagaagctgag aAAACTGTGGCTGAAAAGCAGGAGAAGAGGAATCAGGATCGactgaggaggagagaggagagggagcgGGAGGAGCGGCTGAGCAGGAG gtctGGTTCAAGAACCAGAGATCGCAGGAG GTCGCGCTCCCGGGACCGGCGTCGGAGGAGGTCAAGATCTACCTCCAGGGAGAGACGGAAGTCATCCCGGTCCCGGTCCCGAGACAGACACCGGCGCCACCGCAGCCGTTCCCGGAGCCACAGCCGGGGCCACCGCCGGGCTTCCAGGGACCGGAGTGCGAAATACAA GTTCTCCAGAGAGCGGGCGTCAAGGGAGGAGTCTTGGGAGCATGGACGCAGTGAGCGAGGGGCCGCTGACTGGAGGCTGGAGAGCTCCAACGGGAAGACAGCTTCACGGAGATCGGAGGAGAAGGAGGCTGGCGAGATCTGA
- the LUC7L gene encoding putative RNA-binding protein Luc7-like 1 isoform X2: MSAQAQMRALLDQLMGTARDGDETRQRVKFTDDRVCKSHLLDCCPHDILAGTRMDLGECTKIHDLALRADYEIASKERDLFFELDAMDHLESFIAECDRRTELAKKRLAETQEEISAEVSAKAEKVHELNEEIGKLLAKAEQLGAEGNVDESQKILMEVEKVRAKKKEAEEEYRNSMPASSFQQQKLRVCEVCSAYLGLHDNDRRLADHFGGKLHLGFIQIREKLDQLRKTVAEKQEKRNQDRLRRREEREREERLSRRSGSRTRDRRRSRSRDRRRRRSRSTSRERRKSSRSRSRDRHRRHRSRSRSHSRGHRRASRDRSAKYK; the protein is encoded by the exons ATGTCCGCCCAGGCGCAGATGCGGGCCCTGCTGGACCAGCTCATGGGCACGGCCCGGGACG GAGACGAAACCAGACAGAGGGTCAAGTTTACAGATGACCGTGTCTGCAAGAGTCACCTTCTGGACTGCTGCCCCCATGATATCCTGGCTGGGACG cgcATGGATTTAGGAGAATGTACCAAAATCCACGACTTGGCCCTCCGAGCAGACTATGAGATTGCAAGTAAAGAAAGGGACCTGTTTTTTGAATTAGAT GCAATGGATCACTTGGAGTCCTTTATTGCCGAGTGTGATCGGAGAACTGAGCTTGCCAAGAAGCGACTGGCAGAGACACAGGAGGAGATCAGTGCAGAAGTTTCTGCGAAG GCAGAAAAAGTACATGAGTTGAATGAAGAAATCGGAAAACTTCTTGCTAAAGCTGAGCAGCTGGGAGCTGAAGGAAATGTTGATGAATCCCAGAAAATTCTGATGGAAGTGGAAAAAGTCcgtgcaaagaaaaaagaagctgag GAAGAATACAGAAATTCCATGCCCGCTTCCAGTTTTCAACAGCAGAAGCTGCGCGTCTGTGAGGTCTGTTCAGCCTACCTTGGTCTCCACGACAATGACCGTCGCCTTGCAGACCACTTCGGGGGCAAGTTACACTTGGGGTTCATTCAGATTCGAGAGAAGCTTGATCAATTGAGG aAAACTGTGGCTGAAAAGCAGGAGAAGAGGAATCAGGATCGactgaggaggagagaggagagggagcgGGAGGAGCGGCTGAGCAGGAG gtctGGTTCAAGAACCAGAGATCGCAGGAG GTCGCGCTCCCGGGACCGGCGTCGGAGGAGGTCAAGATCTACCTCCAGGGAGAGACGGAAGTCATCCCGGTCCCGGTCCCGAGACAGACACCGGCGCCACCGCAGCCGTTCCCGGAGCCACAGCCGGGGCCACCGCCGGGCTTCCAGGGACCGGAGTGCGAAATACAAGTAA
- the LUC7L gene encoding putative RNA-binding protein Luc7-like 1 isoform X4 — translation MDLGECTKIHDLALRADYEIASKERDLFFELDAMDHLESFIAECDRRTELAKKRLAETQEEISAEVSAKAEKVHELNEEIGKLLAKAEQLGAEGNVDESQKILMEVEKVRAKKKEAEEEYRNSMPASSFQQQKLRVCEVCSAYLGLHDNDRRLADHFGGKLHLGFIQIREKLDQLRKTVAEKQEKRNQDRLRRREEREREERLSRRSGSRTRDRRRSRSRDRRRRRSRSTSRERRKSSRSRSRDRHRRHRSRSRSHSRGHRRASRDRSAKYKFSRERASREESWEHGRSERGAADWRLESSNGKTASRRSEEKEAGEI, via the exons ATGGATTTAGGAGAATGTACCAAAATCCACGACTTGGCCCTCCGAGCAGACTATGAGATTGCAAGTAAAGAAAGGGACCTGTTTTTTGAATTAGAT GCAATGGATCACTTGGAGTCCTTTATTGCCGAGTGTGATCGGAGAACTGAGCTTGCCAAGAAGCGACTGGCAGAGACACAGGAGGAGATCAGTGCAGAAGTTTCTGCGAAG GCAGAAAAAGTACATGAGTTGAATGAAGAAATCGGAAAACTTCTTGCTAAAGCTGAGCAGCTGGGAGCTGAAGGAAATGTTGATGAATCCCAGAAAATTCTGATGGAAGTGGAAAAAGTCcgtgcaaagaaaaaagaagctgag GAAGAATACAGAAATTCCATGCCCGCTTCCAGTTTTCAACAGCAGAAGCTGCGCGTCTGTGAGGTCTGTTCAGCCTACCTTGGTCTCCACGACAATGACCGTCGCCTTGCAGACCACTTCGGGGGCAAGTTACACTTGGGGTTCATTCAGATTCGAGAGAAGCTTGATCAATTGAGG aAAACTGTGGCTGAAAAGCAGGAGAAGAGGAATCAGGATCGactgaggaggagagaggagagggagcgGGAGGAGCGGCTGAGCAGGAG gtctGGTTCAAGAACCAGAGATCGCAGGAG GTCGCGCTCCCGGGACCGGCGTCGGAGGAGGTCAAGATCTACCTCCAGGGAGAGACGGAAGTCATCCCGGTCCCGGTCCCGAGACAGACACCGGCGCCACCGCAGCCGTTCCCGGAGCCACAGCCGGGGCCACCGCCGGGCTTCCAGGGACCGGAGTGCGAAATACAA GTTCTCCAGAGAGCGGGCGTCAAGGGAGGAGTCTTGGGAGCATGGACGCAGTGAGCGAGGGGCCGCTGACTGGAGGCTGGAGAGCTCCAACGGGAAGACAGCTTCACGGAGATCGGAGGAGAAGGAGGCTGGCGAGATCTGA